The following are encoded together in the Flavobacterium sp. TR2 genome:
- a CDS encoding RNA polymerase sigma factor gives MHRDAQRQVYEYMAPKLYRLCKRYLKKEEEIEEAVADSFFTIFTKLDQLKEAYAFEAWARRITVNHCLATIRKETNFNMYLDDVKMLSQPSVDELNTLEEEDLLNLLNHIPDGCKTVFNLFVIEGFSHKEIAEMLKISEGTSKSQLNAAKTKLKELVNKLYYQKAK, from the coding sequence ATGCACCGCGATGCCCAACGTCAGGTGTACGAATACATGGCGCCAAAGTTGTACCGCCTTTGCAAAAGATATTTAAAAAAGGAAGAGGAAATCGAAGAAGCTGTGGCTGATTCTTTCTTTACGATTTTTACCAAACTAGATCAGTTAAAAGAAGCGTATGCTTTTGAAGCTTGGGCAAGACGCATAACTGTAAACCATTGTTTGGCGACAATTAGAAAAGAAACCAACTTTAATATGTATTTAGACGATGTGAAAATGCTTTCGCAACCTTCTGTCGACGAACTGAATACATTGGAAGAAGAAGATTTGCTTAATTTATTAAACCATATTCCAGACGGCTGTAAAACTGTATTTAACCTTTTTGTCATTGAAGGTTTCTCGCATAAAGAAATAGCCGAAATGCTAAAGATCTCTGAAGGCACCTCAAAATCACAATTGAATGCCGCTAAGACCAAATTGAAAGAACTGGTTAATAAACTGTATTATCAAAAAGCAAAATAG
- a CDS encoding vWA domain-containing protein, with protein MKSLKLISSAIAMLICFVSMAQERTISGIISDENKQPIPGANIFNKTSKANAVTNFDGQYSIQAKTGDLLVFSIVGYKSQSQRVQNSNTINIKLLPENQTLNEIVVVGYGTSTSEYEDRSYAHAEKRREKKDAAQALKGKVAAVQVASNALYMPSPTAAIRGTAPISPNNEPMYIIDGVPAKANQMAKINPNDINNVSVLKDQAATSIYGSKASNGVVIISTKNEMYKNLSEKELDKKLNILPIPTEPTQEDYDAFVENAFESPKTAPLSTFSIDVDNASYTNIRRFLNNGQQVPKDAVRVEEMVNFFKYTYPQPKNEHPFSINTEVSDSPWNKNNKILKIGLQGKNIPTNDLPASNLVFLIDVSGSMGDMNKLPLLKQSMKILVNELRSKDKVSIVVYAGAAGMVLAPTSGDEKKTIIDALDKLESGGSTAGGAGIELAYKTATENFIKGGNNRVILATDGDFNVGSSSNLDMEKLIEEKRKTGVFLTCLGYGMGNYKDSKMEILADKGNGNYAYIDNIQEANRFLGKEFKGSMFAIAKDVKIQIEFNPKQVQAYRLIGYENRKLRPEDFKNDAIDAGELGSNHTVTALYEIIPAGVKSDYLAEQPDPLKYTKTETSSNNYSGELATIKFRYKKPDGDKSIEMVQVIENKAVALDKASDDMKFSSAVAWFGLKLRDSKLIADKSTEEIVKLAKQGNSNDGEGYKAEFIRLVETSKQYN; from the coding sequence ATGAAAAGTCTAAAACTTATTTCATCAGCTATTGCTATGCTTATATGTTTCGTAAGCATGGCACAAGAAAGAACGATTTCCGGAATCATTTCAGACGAAAACAAACAGCCTATTCCTGGGGCAAATATTTTCAATAAGACATCAAAAGCAAATGCTGTAACCAATTTTGACGGCCAATACAGCATTCAAGCTAAAACGGGAGATCTACTGGTTTTCAGCATCGTTGGATACAAAAGTCAAAGCCAAAGGGTTCAAAATTCAAATACAATTAACATAAAACTGCTTCCGGAGAATCAGACTTTAAATGAAATTGTGGTTGTTGGCTACGGCACAAGCACTTCTGAATATGAAGACCGAAGCTATGCGCATGCTGAAAAAAGAAGAGAAAAGAAAGATGCAGCACAGGCTCTTAAAGGAAAAGTCGCAGCCGTTCAAGTTGCAAGCAATGCCCTTTACATGCCAAGCCCAACTGCTGCTATACGCGGAACTGCTCCTATTTCTCCAAATAATGAACCGATGTACATTATTGACGGAGTTCCTGCGAAAGCCAATCAAATGGCAAAAATCAATCCGAATGACATCAATAATGTTTCCGTTTTAAAAGATCAAGCCGCAACTTCTATTTATGGAAGTAAAGCTTCGAATGGCGTTGTGATTATTTCAACTAAAAATGAAATGTATAAAAATCTTTCTGAAAAAGAATTGGATAAAAAACTCAACATTCTGCCAATTCCAACAGAACCGACACAGGAAGATTATGATGCTTTTGTTGAAAATGCTTTCGAAAGTCCAAAAACAGCTCCGCTTTCTACATTTTCTATAGATGTAGATAATGCTTCGTACACCAATATCAGACGTTTTTTAAATAACGGGCAGCAAGTTCCAAAAGATGCCGTTCGTGTGGAAGAAATGGTTAATTTCTTTAAATACACTTATCCGCAGCCTAAAAACGAACATCCGTTTTCTATCAATACAGAAGTGAGCGATTCGCCTTGGAATAAAAACAACAAAATCTTAAAAATTGGTTTGCAAGGAAAAAATATTCCAACCAACGATTTGCCAGCTTCCAATCTTGTTTTCTTGATTGATGTTTCGGGATCAATGGGCGACATGAACAAATTGCCTTTATTGAAACAATCAATGAAAATTTTGGTAAACGAATTACGATCAAAAGACAAAGTTTCTATTGTCGTATATGCTGGGGCTGCCGGGATGGTTTTAGCGCCAACTTCTGGCGATGAGAAAAAAACAATTATCGATGCTCTAGATAAATTAGAATCTGGCGGAAGCACTGCTGGAGGCGCAGGAATTGAATTGGCGTACAAAACGGCAACAGAAAATTTCATTAAAGGCGGAAACAATCGTGTGATTCTAGCTACTGACGGTGATTTTAACGTTGGAAGTTCATCAAATTTGGATATGGAAAAACTAATTGAGGAAAAAAGAAAAACAGGTGTTTTCTTGACTTGTCTTGGTTACGGAATGGGCAATTATAAAGACAGTAAAATGGAAATCTTGGCCGATAAAGGAAATGGAAATTATGCTTATATCGACAACATACAGGAAGCAAATCGCTTTTTAGGAAAAGAATTCAAAGGTTCGATGTTTGCTATCGCGAAAGATGTAAAAATTCAGATCGAGTTCAATCCGAAACAAGTTCAAGCGTATCGTTTGATTGGTTACGAAAACAGAAAACTTCGTCCAGAAGATTTTAAAAATGATGCAATTGATGCAGGCGAATTAGGAAGTAATCATACCGTTACGGCTTTATACGAAATTATTCCTGCTGGAGTAAAAAGTGATTATTTAGCCGAACAGCCAGATCCTTTAAAATACACTAAAACAGAAACCAGTTCAAACAATTACAGTGGCGAATTGGCAACTATAAAATTCCGTTACAAAAAGCCAGATGGCGATAAAAGTATTGAAATGGTTCAAGTAATCGAGAATAAAGCAGTTGCTTTAGATAAAGCGAGTGATGACATGAAATTTAGTTCTGCCGTAGCTTGGTTCGGATTAAAATTAAGAGACTCAAAATTAATCGCAGACAAATCTACTGAAGAAATTGTAAAACTAGCGAAGCAAGGAAATTCAAACGACGGAGAAGGTTACAAAGCTGAGTTTATTCGTCTGGTTGAAACTTCCAAACAGTATAATTAA
- a CDS encoding phospholipid scramblase family protein, protein MNPILSQNLFLVKEHIGMFKAANNYDIYHPETNQIIMNCRENNLGFFTKVFRFTDYKRATPFNVEITTASGEKLITVRRGVAIFRSTVEVLDEKDRLIGTFKQKFFSIGGKFNILDKNEKPVATLQGKWTGWDFKFSHENKQLAQVNKKWAGLGKEFFTSADNYVLQIEDTVAADSPLRQLILGAVMCIDMVLKE, encoded by the coding sequence ATGAATCCTATTTTAAGCCAAAATCTATTTTTAGTAAAAGAACACATTGGAATGTTCAAAGCCGCAAACAACTACGATATCTATCATCCAGAAACCAATCAAATCATTATGAACTGCCGAGAGAATAATCTTGGGTTCTTCACAAAAGTATTTCGTTTTACAGATTACAAAAGAGCAACTCCGTTTAATGTTGAAATCACAACTGCTTCTGGCGAGAAATTAATTACAGTAAGAAGAGGTGTTGCCATCTTTAGATCTACGGTTGAAGTATTGGACGAAAAAGATCGTCTGATTGGAACTTTCAAACAAAAATTCTTTTCGATTGGAGGAAAGTTTAACATTTTGGATAAAAACGAAAAGCCTGTAGCCACTTTGCAAGGAAAATGGACGGGCTGGGATTTTAAATTCTCTCATGAAAATAAACAATTGGCTCAGGTAAATAAAAAATGGGCAGGATTAGGAAAAGAGTTTTTTACAAGCGCTGACAATTATGTTCTTCAAATTGAAGATACCGTTGCCGCCGACAGTCCGTTGAGACAGTTAATCTTAGGAGCGGTAATGTGTATTGACATGGTTCTGAAAGAATAG
- a CDS encoding 3-ketoacyl-ACP reductase, whose product MTDLKNKNALITGAGKGIGKAVAIALAKEGVNLILVSRTQKDIEQLADEASNLGVKALALSADVSDINSINKAVEKALAEFKHIDILINSAGIASFGKFLELEPEAWERIIQVNLMGTYYTTRAVIPNMIERQTGDIINISSTAGLNGNALTSAYSASKFAVLGLTDSLMQEMRKHNIRVTALTPSTVATDMAKDLNLTDGNPDKVMQSEDMADLIIAQLKLNRRVFIKNSSIWSTNP is encoded by the coding sequence ATGACCGACTTAAAAAATAAAAATGCCCTTATTACAGGTGCTGGAAAAGGAATTGGAAAAGCCGTAGCAATTGCTTTGGCAAAAGAAGGCGTAAACCTGATTTTGGTTTCAAGAACTCAAAAAGATATTGAACAACTGGCTGACGAAGCTTCTAATCTGGGCGTAAAAGCTTTGGCTCTATCAGCTGATGTTTCGGATATTAATTCTATCAATAAAGCTGTAGAAAAAGCTTTGGCTGAATTTAAACACATTGATATTTTAATCAATAGTGCTGGAATTGCTTCTTTTGGAAAATTCTTAGAATTAGAGCCAGAAGCTTGGGAAAGAATTATTCAAGTAAATTTAATGGGAACGTACTACACCACTCGTGCCGTTATCCCAAACATGATCGAAAGACAAACTGGAGACATCATTAATATTTCGTCAACTGCAGGATTAAACGGAAATGCTTTAACAAGTGCTTACAGCGCTTCTAAATTTGCTGTTTTGGGCTTAACAGATTCTCTCATGCAGGAAATGAGAAAACACAATATTCGTGTTACAGCACTCACGCCAAGTACAGTGGCAACTGATATGGCAAAAGACCTAAACTTAACTGACGGAAATCCTGATAAAGTAATGCAGTCTGAAGATATGGCAGATTTAATTATTGCACAGTTAAAATTAAACCGAAGAGTATTTATCAAAAACAGCAGTATTTGGTCAACCAACCCATAA
- the mtaB gene encoding tRNA (N(6)-L-threonylcarbamoyladenosine(37)-C(2))-methylthiotransferase MtaB, whose product MENRKKVAFYTLGCKLNFSETSTIARSFNDEGFDRVDFEDVADIYVINTCSVTENADKQFKQVVKKAMKLNEKAFVAAVGCYAQLKPEELAAVDGVDLVLGATEKFKITDYIHDLSKNDMGEVHSCEIAEADFYVGSYSIGDRTRAFLKVQDGCDYKCTYCTIPLARGISRSDALENVLKNAKEISAQNIREIVLTGVNIGDYGKGEFGNKKHEHTFLDLVQALDKVEGIERLRISSIEPNLLKNETIEFVSQSRTFVPHFHIPLQSGSNDILKLMKRRYLREVYIDRVAKIREVMPHACIGVDVIVGFPGETDEHFLETYHFLNDLDISYLHVFTYSERDNTEAADMEGVVPSNVRAKRSKMLRGLSVKKRRAFYESQLGTNRTVLFESENKEGYIHGFTENYVKVKTPWNPELVNTLKEINLTKIDEDGSVRIEFLNKLAEA is encoded by the coding sequence ATGGAAAATAGAAAGAAAGTTGCCTTTTATACGCTGGGTTGTAAACTGAATTTTTCAGAAACCTCTACAATTGCCAGAAGTTTTAATGACGAAGGTTTTGACCGCGTCGATTTTGAAGATGTTGCAGATATCTATGTGATTAATACCTGCTCTGTAACAGAAAATGCCGATAAACAATTTAAACAGGTTGTCAAGAAAGCAATGAAGCTTAACGAAAAAGCTTTTGTTGCTGCTGTAGGCTGTTATGCACAACTGAAACCAGAAGAATTGGCTGCGGTTGATGGAGTTGATTTGGTTTTAGGCGCTACAGAAAAATTCAAAATCACCGACTATATCCATGATTTAAGCAAAAATGATATGGGCGAAGTTCATTCATGCGAAATTGCCGAAGCAGATTTCTACGTAGGAAGTTATTCTATCGGTGATCGTACAAGAGCATTTTTGAAAGTTCAAGACGGCTGCGATTATAAATGTACCTATTGCACAATTCCGTTAGCGAGAGGAATTTCAAGAAGCGATGCTTTAGAAAATGTATTGAAAAATGCCAAAGAAATTTCGGCTCAAAATATTCGTGAAATTGTTTTAACAGGTGTAAATATTGGAGATTACGGAAAAGGAGAGTTCGGAAATAAAAAACACGAACATACTTTTCTGGATTTAGTTCAGGCTTTAGATAAAGTAGAAGGAATCGAACGTCTGAGAATTTCTTCTATTGAACCCAATTTATTGAAAAACGAAACGATCGAATTTGTTTCTCAAAGCCGAACTTTTGTGCCGCATTTTCATATTCCGCTGCAATCAGGAAGCAATGATATTTTGAAATTAATGAAACGCCGTTATTTGCGTGAAGTGTATATTGATCGCGTTGCTAAAATTCGAGAAGTAATGCCTCATGCGTGTATTGGTGTAGACGTTATTGTCGGTTTTCCAGGAGAAACAGATGAGCATTTCTTAGAAACGTATCATTTTCTGAACGATTTAGATATTTCGTATCTGCACGTTTTTACCTATTCGGAAAGAGACAATACAGAAGCCGCAGACATGGAAGGAGTTGTTCCTTCAAATGTTCGCGCTAAACGCAGTAAAATGCTTCGCGGTTTGTCAGTTAAAAAACGCCGTGCTTTTTATGAAAGCCAATTGGGAACAAACAGAACTGTTCTTTTTGAAAGTGAAAATAAAGAAGGATACATTCACGGATTTACTGAAAACTATGTAAAAGTAAAAACGCCTTGGAATCCAGAATTGGTAAATACGCTGAAAGAAATTAATTTAACTAAAATTGATGAAGACGGAAGTGTTCGCATTGAGTTTTTGAATAAACTGGCAGAAGCTTAA
- a CDS encoding GNAT family N-acetyltransferase, translating to MKKPIETERLILRELELSDAEGMFELDSNPNVHLFVGNKPVKHIDESIEYIKFVHKQYKDLGTGRWAVVLKETNEFIGWSGIKFITDEINNHKNFYELGYRFIEKHWGKGYATEAGKAFINRAFNEMKVDVLYAYADAGNENSRKILEKLGFRFVNSFVYEEELEVWYELKNPNSN from the coding sequence ATGAAAAAGCCAATTGAAACAGAACGTCTGATTTTACGTGAACTTGAGCTTTCTGATGCTGAAGGAATGTTCGAATTGGATTCTAACCCAAATGTGCATCTGTTTGTTGGAAACAAACCTGTAAAACATATTGACGAAAGCATTGAATATATCAAGTTTGTCCACAAACAATATAAAGATCTCGGAACAGGAAGATGGGCCGTTGTTTTAAAAGAAACGAATGAATTTATTGGCTGGTCTGGAATAAAGTTTATTACAGACGAAATCAATAACCATAAAAACTTTTACGAGTTAGGATATCGTTTTATCGAAAAACACTGGGGTAAAGGTTATGCAACAGAAGCAGGAAAAGCTTTTATTAACCGTGCTTTTAACGAAATGAAAGTAGATGTGCTGTACGCTTACGCAGATGCAGGAAACGAAAACTCAAGAAAAATTCTGGAGAAATTAGGTTTTCGCTTTGTGAATTCTTTCGTATATGAAGAAGAATTGGAAGTTTGGTACGAACTTAAAAATCCAAACTCAAACTGA
- a CDS encoding Cof-type HAD-IIB family hydrolase, with translation MQYKMLVLDMDDTLLTDDHRISDLNKKVLLEAQARGVYVVLASGRPTTAMTAYAKELELDLNDSYMISFNGAIISRVKDDLVLFEQKLTVEQIHALYDYSVKNNTHIITYLDDEIISETDSEFIEVEKEITGMAHHKVSSFKDYVDRPAVKCILLQEPAYLKTLENDLKDEMSHLSVSMSKPFFLEAAQQGIDKAASIKFLADKLGIHQSEIIAVGNAGNDLTMIEYAGLGVWVDNVTPELRDKADLIVSSNNDDGVAEVVTRYILN, from the coding sequence ATGCAATATAAAATGTTAGTGCTCGACATGGATGATACCTTGTTGACAGACGATCACAGAATTTCAGATTTAAACAAAAAAGTGCTATTAGAAGCGCAGGCAAGAGGCGTTTATGTGGTTTTGGCTTCGGGAAGGCCAACTACAGCAATGACAGCCTATGCTAAAGAGCTGGAACTCGATTTAAACGATTCGTATATGATTTCGTTTAACGGGGCCATAATCAGCCGTGTTAAAGATGATTTGGTTTTGTTTGAGCAGAAACTAACTGTAGAGCAAATTCATGCGCTATATGATTATAGCGTGAAGAATAATACGCATATCATTACGTATTTGGATGACGAAATTATCAGCGAAACGGATTCTGAATTTATTGAAGTCGAAAAAGAGATTACAGGAATGGCGCATCATAAAGTGTCAAGCTTTAAAGATTATGTAGACAGACCAGCGGTTAAATGTATTTTGCTTCAAGAGCCAGCGTATTTAAAAACTTTAGAAAATGATTTAAAAGATGAAATGTCGCATTTAAGCGTTTCGATGTCAAAGCCATTTTTCTTAGAAGCGGCACAGCAAGGTATTGACAAAGCGGCAAGTATAAAGTTTTTAGCTGATAAATTGGGTATTCACCAAAGTGAAATTATCGCGGTAGGTAATGCAGGAAATGATTTAACGATGATCGAATATGCCGGTTTAGGAGTTTGGGTTGACAATGTAACGCCTGAATTGCGTGACAAAGCAGATTTAATCGTATCTTCAAATAATGATGATGGCGTTGCTGAGGTAGTAACGCGTTATATTTTAAACTAA
- a CDS encoding putative signal transducing protein, which translates to MGLMKVFSGSEVLAIALQERLEEAGVETVKKDNIQSARLGGFGQTDLAVEVFIQETDFAKANPVIEEFRMSL; encoded by the coding sequence ATGGGATTAATGAAAGTGTTTTCGGGAAGCGAAGTATTAGCAATTGCTTTGCAAGAAAGATTAGAAGAGGCTGGTGTAGAAACGGTAAAAAAAGATAACATTCAATCGGCTCGTTTGGGAGGTTTTGGACAGACAGATTTGGCAGTTGAAGTTTTTATTCAAGAAACTGATTTTGCAAAAGCAAATCCTGTAATTGAAGAATTTAGAATGAGCTTATAA
- a CDS encoding DEAD/DEAH box helicase produces the protein MKLKKINEKLQDGLVENGLTEANALQMETFSTIKSGADCVIVSPKGSGKTTTIVLNVIQQLAGKTEESPRALIIVEDKEKMTAMVELFEKFGKYTNLEVYGVHDKGDMDYDKNYVSTGIDVLIGTPTKLNDMFSTAGYNVNRLKMFIIDDADPILKLRHDPKITRISNSIAKVQRIIFTETLTERIEILADKIMIEPYLFDMDEEGEELDEDEEDIEEE, from the coding sequence ATGAAACTAAAAAAGATAAACGAAAAATTACAGGACGGATTAGTTGAAAATGGTTTGACAGAAGCTAATGCTTTGCAGATGGAAACTTTTTCGACCATAAAAAGTGGTGCTGACTGCGTAATTGTTTCGCCAAAAGGAAGCGGAAAAACAACGACAATTGTATTGAATGTAATTCAGCAATTGGCAGGAAAAACAGAAGAATCGCCTCGCGCTTTAATTATTGTTGAGGATAAAGAGAAAATGACTGCAATGGTTGAACTTTTTGAGAAGTTTGGAAAATATACTAATCTTGAAGTTTACGGCGTGCACGACAAAGGCGATATGGATTATGATAAAAACTACGTTTCTACAGGAATTGATGTTTTAATTGGTACGCCAACCAAATTGAACGATATGTTTAGTACAGCGGGTTACAACGTAAATCGGCTTAAAATGTTTATTATAGACGATGCAGATCCAATTTTGAAATTGCGCCATGATCCAAAAATCACTCGCATTTCAAACAGTATTGCCAAAGTGCAGCGAATTATTTTTACAGAAACTCTGACAGAACGAATTGAAATTTTGGCAGACAAAATCATGATCGAACCTTATTTATTTGATATGGATGAAGAAGGTGAGGAGCTTGATGAAGACGAAGAAGATATTGAAGAAGAATAA
- a CDS encoding sigma-54 dependent transcriptional regulator, producing the protein MSKILIVEDEAAIRRVLVKILSEENDSYQVDEAEDGIAGLEKIKNNDYDLVLCDIKMPKMDGVEVLEEVKKIKPEIPMVMISGHGDMETAIQTMRLGAFDYISKPPDLNRLLNTVRNALDKKQLVVENKILKKKVSKNYEMIGDSESINHIKVMIDKVAPTEARVLITGPNGTGKELVAHQLHEKSERSGFPLIEVNCAAIPSELIESELFGHVKGAFTSAVKDRAGKFEAADKGTIFLDEIGDMSLSAQAKVLRALQENMITRVGADKDIKVDVRVVAATNKDLKTEIAEGRFREDLYHRLAVILIKVPPLNERRDDIPALISHFTEKIASEQGNAVKSFSAQAVKLLQEYDWTGNIRELRNVVERLIILGGNEISETDVKMFASK; encoded by the coding sequence ATGAGTAAAATACTAATTGTAGAAGACGAAGCGGCAATCAGAAGAGTTTTGGTAAAAATTTTATCAGAAGAAAATGATTCGTATCAGGTTGATGAAGCAGAAGATGGCATTGCGGGACTTGAAAAAATAAAAAATAACGATTACGATTTGGTTTTGTGCGACATCAAAATGCCAAAAATGGATGGCGTTGAGGTTTTAGAAGAAGTGAAAAAGATAAAACCAGAAATTCCGATGGTGATGATTTCGGGGCATGGCGACATGGAAACGGCTATTCAGACTATGCGTTTAGGAGCTTTTGATTATATATCGAAACCGCCAGATTTGAACCGTTTGCTGAATACGGTTCGTAATGCTTTAGACAAAAAACAATTAGTAGTTGAAAATAAAATACTGAAGAAAAAAGTCAGCAAAAATTACGAAATGATTGGTGACAGCGAATCGATTAATCATATCAAAGTGATGATTGATAAAGTGGCGCCAACCGAAGCCAGAGTTTTGATCACTGGTCCAAACGGAACTGGAAAAGAATTAGTGGCGCATCAGCTGCATGAAAAAAGCGAGCGTTCAGGTTTTCCTTTAATCGAAGTGAACTGTGCTGCGATTCCAAGTGAATTGATCGAAAGCGAATTGTTCGGGCACGTAAAAGGAGCTTTTACGTCGGCTGTAAAAGATCGTGCGGGAAAGTTTGAAGCCGCTGACAAAGGAACTATTTTCTTAGATGAAATTGGAGACATGAGCCTTTCGGCGCAAGCCAAGGTGTTGCGTGCGCTTCAGGAAAATATGATTACCCGAGTTGGAGCCGATAAAGACATAAAAGTAGATGTTCGTGTCGTTGCCGCAACCAATAAGGACTTAAAAACAGAAATTGCCGAAGGCCGTTTCCGTGAAGATTTATACCACCGCTTGGCAGTTATTTTAATTAAAGTGCCACCATTGAATGAAAGACGCGATGATATTCCAGCTTTAATTTCTCACTTTACAGAAAAGATAGCTTCAGAACAAGGAAATGCAGTTAAATCATTTTCGGCTCAAGCTGTTAAATTATTGCAGGAATACGATTGGACAGGAAACATTCGCGAGCTTCGAAATGTGGTAGAAAGATTAATCATTTTGGGAGGAAACGAAATTTCTGAAACAGATGTAAAAATGTTCGCAAGCAAGTAA
- a CDS encoding ABC transporter permease, with protein sequence MSIISLIIKREFIAKVRNKSFVVMTFLSPLLFVAIAVFIGYLSTMKAETKRIAIHDETGLFASDFLKENKKGAEFKYLNLSEIDVKSLKDSITKENFNGLIVIPKTKNIKDLESKIEFISNNSPSISFIENTQDIIGNKITKLNLEEAKLDTLAIQKAQSDVNIHLVKASGEESLKGLNEIKIGIGGAFGYLIMMFIIIYGNMVMRSVIEEKTNRIIEIIISSVKPFQLMIGKIVGTSLAGILQFVIWAIIGLGLMFAASAFFGVNVGPTARISPEMMQAAQHEFSGSAQMYIAELWNLPIASIIIGFVIYFIGGYFLYSSFYAAIGAAVDNQTDSQQFLLPILMPLILSVYIGFFTVVNDPHGSVAVIFSMIPLTSPIVMLMRIPFGVPWWQIAISVSLLFTSFFLVVWFAAKIYRIGILMYGKKPTWKELYKWLKY encoded by the coding sequence ATGAGTATCATCTCGTTGATTATAAAAAGAGAATTTATTGCCAAAGTCCGCAATAAATCTTTTGTTGTCATGACTTTCTTGAGTCCGCTTTTGTTTGTGGCTATTGCTGTTTTCATTGGTTATTTGAGCACCATGAAAGCAGAAACAAAAAGAATTGCGATTCATGACGAAACTGGGCTTTTTGCTTCAGATTTTTTAAAGGAAAATAAAAAAGGAGCCGAATTTAAATATCTCAATCTGTCTGAAATTGATGTAAAATCTTTAAAAGACAGTATTACAAAAGAAAATTTCAACGGATTAATTGTTATTCCGAAAACAAAAAACATAAAAGATTTAGAAAGCAAAATTGAATTCATTTCAAATAACAGTCCGAGTATTTCTTTTATTGAAAACACTCAGGACATCATCGGGAATAAAATCACAAAACTAAATCTTGAAGAGGCAAAATTGGATACTCTAGCTATTCAGAAAGCACAGTCTGATGTAAATATACATTTGGTGAAAGCCTCTGGAGAAGAGAGTTTGAAAGGTTTAAACGAAATTAAAATCGGAATCGGCGGCGCATTTGGGTATCTGATCATGATGTTCATTATCATTTACGGAAATATGGTGATGCGAAGCGTGATCGAAGAAAAAACAAACCGCATCATCGAAATTATTATTTCATCTGTAAAACCATTCCAATTGATGATCGGGAAAATTGTCGGAACTTCTTTGGCAGGAATTCTCCAATTTGTAATCTGGGCAATTATCGGTTTAGGATTAATGTTTGCCGCTTCGGCATTCTTTGGCGTAAATGTTGGCCCAACTGCTAGAATTTCGCCAGAAATGATGCAAGCGGCTCAGCATGAATTTTCAGGTTCAGCGCAAATGTACATTGCCGAATTATGGAATCTGCCAATTGCGAGCATTATCATCGGATTTGTGATTTATTTTATTGGAGGATATTTTTTATATAGCTCATTTTATGCAGCAATTGGCGCTGCGGTTGACAATCAGACCGATTCTCAGCAATTTTTATTGCCAATTTTAATGCCCCTGATTTTGAGTGTTTATATCGGTTTTTTTACTGTCGTAAACGATCCGCACGGAAGTGTCGCGGTAATCTTTTCAATGATTCCGTTAACTTCGCCAATTGTAATGTTAATGCGTATTCCGTTTGGCGTTCCGTGGTGGCAAATCGCAATTTCGGTATCATTATTGTTTACATCATTTTTCCTTGTTGTCTGGTTCGCCGCAAAAATCTACCGAATTGGTATTTTAATGTACGGCAAAAAACCGACTTGGAAGGAATTGTATAAGTGGCTCAAGTACTAG